From the Lolium rigidum isolate FL_2022 chromosome 2, APGP_CSIRO_Lrig_0.1, whole genome shotgun sequence genome, one window contains:
- the LOC124688123 gene encoding 3-dehydrosphinganine reductase TSC10A — MAAELLLLLLLALVPPIALLAALAFLARPRGARVPLRGRHVFITGGSSGIGLALATAAAREGARVSILARDAARLEAARAAIRAATGQDVAVHAADVRDAAAVARALGEAGAVDVLVCNHGVFVAKELEEQDMEEVRWMVDINLIGTFHLVKAALPAMKARTRETGLPASIAIMSSQAGQVGVYGYTAYSASKFALTGLGESLQHEVISDNIHVSLIFPPDTDTPGLVEEQKSRPEVTNIIAGSSAGMKADDVAKKALNGIKSGRFIVPCNFEGAMLAIATSGLTPQSSPLISFLEVIGAGPMRFLGLCFQFNWFSIIENWYAKNKKHA; from the exons atggccgccgagCTCCTactcctgctcctcctcgcccTGGTCCCACCCATCGCCCTCCTCGCCGCGCTCGCCTTCCTGGCGCGGCCCCGCGGCGCGCGGGTCCCGCTCAGGGGCCGGCACGTCTTCATCACGGGCGGGTCCAGCGGCATCGGGCTGGCCCTGGCCACGGCCGCCGCCAGGGAGGGCGCGCGGGTCTCCATCCTCGCGCGCGACGCCGCGCGGCTcgaggccgcgcgcgccgccATCAGGGCCGCCACGGGCCAGGACGTCGCGGTCCACGCGGCCGACGTCCgggacgccgccgccgtggcgCGCGCGCTCGGGGAGGCCGGCGCCGTCGACGTGCTCGTCTGCAACCACGGCGTGTTCGTCGCCAAGGAGCTCGAGGAGCAGGACATGGAGGAGGTCAGGTGGATGGTGGACATCAACCTCATCGGCACCTTCCACCTCGTCAAGGCCGCGCTCCCCGCCATGAAGGCGCGCACCCGCGAGACGGGCCTCCCGGCGTCCATCGCCATCATGTCGTCGCAGGCTGGCCAG GTTGGCGTTTACGGGTACACGGCTTACTCTGCGAGCAAGTTTGCGCTAACTGGACTGGGCGAGTCGCTGCAGCATGAGGTCATTTCGGACAATATTCACGTCTCGTTGATTTTCCCTCCTGACACGGATACACCGGGTCTTGTTGAGG AGCAAAAAAGTAGGCCAGAGGTTACCAACATTATAGCAGGATCATCTGCTGGAATGAAGGCTGATGATGTCGCTAAGAAGGCTTTGAACGGCATCAAATCTGGAAGGTTTATCGTGCCCTGCAATTTTGAGGGAGCAATGTTGGCTATAGCCACTTCTGGTCTGACCCCCCAGAGTTCACCGTTAATTTCATTCCTGGAGGTGATCGGTGCTGGACCTATGAGATTTCTAGGACTGTGTTTCCAGTTCAATTGGTTCTCTATTATTGAGAACTGGTACGCCAAGAACAAGAAGCATGCATGA
- the LOC124688124 gene encoding trihelix transcription factor GT-3b-like, whose amino-acid sequence MQRQHFVPGGEEPGGGPPADEKKLKRPATEPSAGDEDDLPPRTKRRMKDTQQKPSAAGASPAAASSVRAVLQEFLEQQQRLDAQRQEAAARHAQERLALERQWRQEMQRLERERMMLEQAWREREEQRRAREEARADRRDALLNNLLNRLLHENL is encoded by the coding sequence ATGCAACGGCAGCACTTCGTGCCCGGAGGAGAAGAGCCAGGAGGAGGACCGCCCGCCGACGAGAAGAAGCTCAAGAGACCCGCGACCGAGCCCTccgccggcgacgaggacgacctGCCCCCACGAACGAAGCGGAGGATGAAGGACACGCAGCAGAAGCCGAGCGCCGCCGGCGCGTCcccggcggcggcctcctccgtCCGCGCCGTGCTGCAGGAGTTCctggagcagcagcagcgcctGGACGcgcagcggcaggaggcggcggcgcggcacgcGCAGGAGCGGCTGGCCTTGGAGCGGCAGTGGCGGCAGGAGATGCAGCGGCTGGAGCGGGAGCGGATGatgctggagcaggcgtggcggGAGCGCGAGGAGCAGAGGAGGGCCAGGGAGGAGGCCAGGGCAGACAGGAGGGACGCGCTGCTGAACAACCTGCTCAACAGGCTCCTGCACGAAAACCTCTAG
- the LOC124692934 gene encoding pentatricopeptide repeat-containing protein OTP51, chloroplastic produces the protein MASTTYCATPSPSLRCSAILFPTSASPSPFLRFAVHPLLPRRLAISTPRIRIPQVASALESLVQESDDEDEDDEEDGAGMFKEEAWAAADERDAVRSPDLDVPELEELPEQWRRSRIAWLCKELPAYKHSTFTRILNAQRKWITQDDATYIAVHCLRIRNNDAAYRVFSWMERQHWYRFNFALVTRVADFLGREGKVEKCREMLEAMVKQGRVPAESTFHILTIAYLSTPQGRGLEHACTIYNQMIQMGGYKPRLSLHNSLFRALVSKTGGAAKHNLRQAEFVYHNIVTTNLEVHKEVYAGLIWLHSYQDVIDRERIAALRKEMKRAGFDESVDVLVSVMRAFSKEGRVQETEATWREILQRGSEIPAQAYVCRMEAYARSGERMKSLDIFREMKRQSIPPNVATYHKIIEIMASAKEVDVAEQLMDEFAESHMKHLMPAFLSLMYMYLDLDMHEKLELAFSKCLARCRPNRILYTIYLESLVRAGNVEKAEEVFDEMHKKGTIGTNTKSCNIMLRGYISAEDYKKAEKVYDMMCKKKYDVNEESLEKLETGLRLGKKLAVKPQSVSMKLDQEQREILIGLLLGGTQIESHAQRGPHIVNFKFQEDSDAHSVLRVHIHERFFEWLTPASRSFDDESKIPYEFSTIPHLHFGFFADQFFLKGQPVLPKLVHRWLSPRVLAYWFMFGGFKLKSGDIVLKVSGGNSEGVERIVNSLHAQSLPSKVKRKGKFFWIGFQGINADSFWTTIEPYVLDGFLNLKTQESGNTGSGEDQDTDSDDDIHSSGSEE, from the exons ATGGCGTCCACCACTTACTGCGCCACTCCATCTCCATCACTGCGATGCTCTGCCATCCTCTTCCCCACCTCGGCTTCTCCCTCTCCCTTCCTCCGTTTCGCCGTCCATCCGCTCCTCCCCCGCCGCCTCGCCATATCCACACCAAGAATTCGAATTCCCCAGGTAGCGTCGGCGCTGGAGTCCCTTGTGCAGGAgtctgacgacgaggacgaggatgatgaggagGACGGGGCTGGCATGTTCAAGGAGGAGGCCTGGGCGGCGGCCGACGAGAGGGACGCGGTGAGGTCGCCGGACCTGGATGTGCCCGAGCTGGAGGAGCTGCCCGAGCAGTGGCGCCGCTCCAGGATTGCCTGGCTCTGCAAGGAGCTCCCGGCCTACAAGCACTCCACCTTCACCCGCATCCTCAACGCCCAGCGCAAGTGGATCACCCAGGACGACGCCACCTACATCGCCGTCCATTGCCTCCGCATCCGCAACAATGATGCCGCATACCGG GTGTTCAGCTGGATGGAGCGGCAGCACTGGTACCGCTTCAACTTCGCGCTCGTCACAAGGGTGGCAGATTTTCTCGGCAGGGAAGGCAAGGTCGAGAAATGCCGGGAGATGCTCGAGGCGATGGTCAAGCAGGGCCGCGTGCCTGCCGAGTCCACCTTCCACATATTGACCATTGCGTACCTCAGCACGCCCCAGGGACGTGGCCTTGAACACGCTTGCACTATCTACAACCAGATGATACAGATGGGCGGCTACAAGCCCCGCCTCAGCCTTCACAACTCCCTGTTCCGTGCGCTTGTGAGCAAGACAGGAGGGGCTGCGAAGCACAACCTCAGGCAGGCTGAGTTTGTTTACCACAATattgtcaccaccaatcttgaggTGCACAAGGAGGTCTATGCTGGCCTCATCTGGCTTCACAGCTACCAAGATGTCATTGATAGAGAGAGGATCGCAGCTCTTAGGAAGGAAATGAAGCGGGCTGGATTTGATGAGAGTGTTGATGTGCTGGTGTCAGTGATGAGGGCCTTTTCCAAAGAAGGGAGGGTTCAAGAAACAGAGGCAACTTGGCGTGAAATTCTTCAGAGGGGTTCGGAGATTCCTGCTCAGGCCTATGTCTGCCGAATGGAGGCTTATGCACGAAGTGGTGAGCGTATGAAATCGCTGGATATATTCAGGGAAATGAAGAGGCAAAGCATACCCCCAAATGTTGCCACGTATCATAAGATAATTGAGATAATGGCGAGCGCTAAGGAGGTTGATGTCGCGGAACAACTTATGGATGAATTTGCGGAGAGCCACATGAAGCATCTGATGCCAGCATTTCTCAGCCTGATGTACATGTACTTGGATCTTGATATGCATGAGAAACTAGAACTAGCATTCTCAAAATGCCTTGCTAGGTGCCGGCCAAATAGAATCTTGTACACCATCTATCTGGAATCGTTGGTGAGGGCTGGAAATGTCGAGAAGGCTGAGGAGGTCTTTGATGAAATGCACAAAAAAGGGACGATAGGTACCAATACGAAGTCTTGCAACATCATGCTCAGAGGTTATATTTCCGCAGAAGATTATAAGAAAGCTGAAAAGGTTTATGATATGATGTGTAAAaagaagtatgatgtaaatgAAGAGTCATTGGAGAAACTTGAAACTGGTCTCCGTCTTGGCAAGAAACTCGCTGTGAAGCCACAATCCGTGAGCATGAAGTTGGATCAAGAGCAGCGTGAGATTTTGATTGGTTTGCTTCTGGGAGGTACACAGATTGAATCTCATGCACAAAGAGGGCCCCatattgtcaattttaagttccagGAAGATTCCGATGCCCATTCGGTTTTAAGGGTGCACATTCACGAACGTTTCTTTGAATGGCTAACTCCAGCAAGCAGATCATTCGATGATGAGAGCAAGATACCTTATGAGTTCTCAACCATACCTCATCTCCATTTCGGTTTCTTTGCGGATCAGTTCTTTCTGAAAGGCCAGCCTGTTCTCCCAAAGCTTGTCCATAGGTGGTTATCTCCACGTGTTCTAGCGTATTGGTTCATGTTTGGAGGCTTCAAACTCAAATCAGGTGATATTGTTCTCAAGGTTAGCGGTGGGAATAGTGAGGGTGTTGAGAGAATTGTGAACTCCTTGCATGCACAGTCCTTACCAAGTAAAGTGAAGAGGAAAGGAAAATTCTTCTGGATAGGCTTCCAAGGGATTAATGCCGATTCTTTCTGGACAACAATAGAACCTTATGTCTTGGATGGTTTTCTGAATTTGAAAACACAGGAAAGTGGCAACACCGGTTCTGGTGAGGATCAAGATACTGATTCTGATGATGATATTCATAGCAGTGGAAGTGAAGAGTGA